The Kosakonia sacchari SP1 genome includes a window with the following:
- the ymdB gene encoding O-acetyl-ADP-ribose deacetylase, giving the protein MQPRMQVLQGDITTLEVDVIVNAANSSLLGGGGVDGAIHRAAGPALLDACRQVRQQQGECPPGHAVITAAGNLKAKAVIHTVGPVWRGGEENEARLLEDAYCNSLLLAEANSYTSIAFPAISTGVYGYPKAAAAEIAVNTVATHLIRRPQLQQVIFVCFDDEMTQLYQRLLTQHIQ; this is encoded by the coding sequence ATGCAACCACGTATGCAGGTGCTTCAGGGGGATATCACCACGCTTGAAGTGGATGTGATTGTGAATGCAGCAAACTCATCACTGCTCGGCGGCGGTGGTGTGGATGGCGCGATCCATCGTGCCGCTGGGCCAGCTTTGCTCGACGCGTGCCGACAGGTACGTCAGCAGCAGGGAGAGTGTCCGCCAGGCCATGCGGTGATCACGGCAGCAGGAAATTTAAAGGCGAAGGCGGTGATCCACACGGTTGGACCGGTCTGGCGTGGCGGAGAGGAGAATGAAGCGCGCTTGCTGGAGGATGCATACTGCAATAGCCTTCTGCTGGCGGAAGCCAATAGTTACACAAGCATTGCTTTTCCCGCTATCAGTACCGGCGTGTATGGTTACCCAAAAGCCGCGGCGGCAGAAATCGCCGTTAATACCGTTGCTACACATCTCATTCGTCGGCCTCAACTCCAGCAGGTAATCTTTGTTTGTTTCGATGACGAAATGACGCAGCTTTACCAGCGCTTACTGACTCAGCACATCCAATAA
- the mdoC gene encoding glucans biosynthesis protein MdoC, with product MTKTPAQREYFLDSIRAWLMLLGIPFHISLIYSSHMWHVNSAYPSWWLTLFNDAIHAFRMQVFFVISGYFSYMLYLRYPLKRWWKLRVERVGIPMLTAIPLLTLPQFIMLQYVKDKTAEWHTLSTYDKFNTLSWELISHLWFLLVLVVLTTVSMVLFKKLKNSANWLAGNISLAKLSLWFLLLGIAWAALRRIVLMSYPDILRDALFNFAVMQTLFYIPFFILGALAFINSRLKSLFTTPSPWCMLGSALAFGAYLLNQRYGSGDGWMYETEAVITMLLGLWMVNVVFSLGHKLLNFQSARVSYFVNASLFIYLVHHPLTLLFGAWITPHIQSNLLGFLTGLVFVIGIAVLLYEIHLRIPLLRFLFSGKPQQNDTKRHAHAR from the coding sequence ATGACCAAAACCCCCGCACAACGAGAATATTTCCTTGATTCCATACGCGCGTGGTTGATGCTGCTTGGGATCCCGTTTCATATTTCGCTGATCTACTCCAGCCATATGTGGCACGTAAACAGCGCCTACCCTTCATGGTGGCTAACGCTGTTCAATGACGCCATACATGCGTTCCGTATGCAGGTGTTTTTTGTTATTTCCGGCTATTTTTCATACATGTTGTATTTGCGTTACCCGCTTAAGCGCTGGTGGAAACTGCGTGTTGAGCGCGTCGGCATCCCAATGCTCACCGCGATCCCGCTGCTGACGCTGCCGCAATTTATTATGTTGCAATATGTGAAGGATAAAACGGCTGAATGGCACACCCTATCGACTTATGACAAATTCAACACGCTGTCATGGGAACTCATCTCCCATTTATGGTTCTTATTAGTCCTTGTGGTATTAACCACGGTTAGCATGGTGCTGTTTAAAAAACTAAAAAATAGCGCTAACTGGCTGGCTGGTAATATTTCGCTGGCGAAACTGTCGCTTTGGTTCCTGCTGTTAGGTATCGCCTGGGCTGCATTGCGTCGAATTGTGTTGATGAGCTATCCGGATATATTGCGTGACGCGCTGTTTAATTTTGCGGTCATGCAGACGTTGTTCTACATTCCGTTCTTTATTCTTGGTGCGCTGGCATTCATTAACTCGCGACTGAAGTCACTTTTCACCACGCCTTCACCATGGTGCATGCTCGGTTCAGCGCTGGCCTTTGGTGCTTATTTGCTTAACCAGCGCTATGGCAGTGGTGATGGCTGGATGTACGAAACCGAGGCGGTTATCACCATGCTGCTGGGGCTGTGGATGGTCAATGTGGTCTTTTCATTGGGCCACAAATTGCTGAACTTCCAGTCAGCGCGCGTCAGTTATTTCGTGAACGCGTCCTTGTTTATCTATCTGGTACACCATCCGCTGACGTTGCTATTTGGCGCGTGGATCACACCGCATATCCAGTCCAATCTCCTTGGTTTTCTTACCGGACTGGTTTTCGTCATTGGCATTGCGGTGCTGTTGTATGAAATCCATCTGCGCATTCCGCTGCTACGCTTCCTTTTTTCCGGCAAGCCGCAACAAAACGACACGAAGCGTCATGCTCACGCCAGATAA
- a CDS encoding fimbrial protein: MRLFHAFVLPVACFCIMSSAYAGTQLAGGAIHFRGAIVEGGCETHTQNQNLRLSCLQDNKMQTQQIHITDVTGQSLFPQVAQVQMRYLDAQQSRAEVTITYN; the protein is encoded by the coding sequence ATGCGTCTGTTTCATGCGTTCGTGTTGCCTGTTGCCTGCTTTTGCATAATGTCATCTGCCTATGCGGGAACTCAGCTGGCAGGAGGGGCAATCCATTTTCGTGGTGCCATCGTTGAAGGCGGCTGCGAAACCCACACTCAGAACCAAAATCTGCGGCTCTCCTGTCTGCAAGACAATAAAATGCAGACTCAGCAAATCCATATCACTGATGTAACCGGGCAATCACTCTTTCCACAGGTTGCGCAAGTCCAGATGCGCTATCTTGATGCGCAGCAATCCCGCGCCGAGGTTACCATCACCTATAACTGA
- the csgA gene encoding curli major subunit CsgA has product MKLFQVAAFAAIVVSAGAFAGSVPQYGNGGGHGGGSNGPNSELSIYQYGSANAALALQSDARESDLTIHQYGSANAADVGQGSDASSIDLVQNGAQNNATIDQWNGRNSDISVSQYGVGNGALVNQTASGSSVTVQQTGYGNHATANQY; this is encoded by the coding sequence ATGAAACTTTTCCAAGTGGCAGCATTCGCAGCGATCGTTGTTTCAGCAGGCGCATTTGCAGGCAGTGTCCCGCAGTATGGCAATGGCGGCGGCCATGGCGGTGGCAGCAATGGTCCAAATTCTGAACTGAGCATTTATCAATATGGCAGCGCCAACGCCGCCCTTGCTCTGCAAAGCGATGCACGTGAATCTGACCTGACTATCCATCAGTATGGTTCCGCCAACGCCGCCGATGTGGGCCAGGGTTCTGATGCCAGCTCTATCGATCTGGTACAGAACGGGGCGCAAAACAATGCCACTATCGATCAGTGGAATGGCCGCAACTCTGATATTTCTGTGAGCCAGTACGGTGTGGGTAACGGTGCGCTGGTTAACCAGACCGCATCGGGATCTAGTGTCACTGTCCAGCAAACCGGTTACGGTAACCACGCTACTGCGAATCAGTACTGA
- the csgC gene encoding curli assembly chaperone CsgC, with product MHTLLLLAALSSQITFNTTHDGDNYTITPLVQVTQDCVCQVQIITEREGAAGVSQSRQRNTMTLPANQTTAISRIRLNISARDNVKIIVTVSDGQSLHLAQQWPAE from the coding sequence ATGCATACCTTATTATTGCTGGCGGCGTTATCCAGCCAAATCACGTTCAATACCACCCATGACGGCGACAATTACACCATTACCCCGCTGGTGCAGGTTACGCAGGATTGTGTTTGCCAGGTGCAGATTATTACCGAGCGCGAAGGCGCTGCGGGTGTGAGCCAAAGCCGGCAACGAAACACAATGACGCTCCCGGCGAATCAAACGACCGCGATTTCGCGCATTCGCTTGAATATTTCCGCGCGCGATAACGTCAAAATTATCGTCACGGTGTCTGATGGTCAGTCGCTGCATCTCGCTCAGCAGTGGCCTGCCGAATAA
- the csgB gene encoding curli minor subunit CsgB, protein MKNKIAFMMLTLLGMPCLVTAAGYDLANPEYNLAVNELSQAPYNQSANIDQHGASNNAHIDQRGSKLLGVISQNGGNNSAQINQSGSYNLAYIDQAGSANDASITQGAYGNSAVIIQKGSGNRANITQYGTQKTAVVVQRQSQMAIRVIQR, encoded by the coding sequence ATGAAGAACAAAATAGCCTTTATGATGTTAACCCTGCTAGGAATGCCGTGCCTCGTAACAGCAGCCGGATATGACCTGGCAAATCCGGAATATAATCTGGCGGTGAATGAACTGAGTCAGGCACCTTATAATCAATCAGCCAATATCGATCAACATGGTGCGAGTAATAATGCGCATATTGATCAACGAGGTTCTAAATTATTAGGTGTTATTTCGCAAAATGGCGGAAACAATTCAGCGCAAATTAATCAGTCCGGAAGTTATAACCTTGCTTATATCGATCAGGCAGGTAGCGCCAACGATGCAAGTATTACGCAGGGTGCTTATGGTAATAGTGCAGTTATTATTCAGAAAGGCTCGGGCAACCGGGCAAATATCACGCAGTACGGTACGCAAAAAACGGCAGTAGTGGTGCAACGACAGTCGCAAATGGCTATTCGCGTTATTCAACGTTGA